Within Gaiellales bacterium, the genomic segment CCCTCCAGCATCACCACGATTCCGCCCTTCATGTCGAGCGCCCCGGGGCCGTGCGCCAGGTCGCCGCGCACCGCAAATGGCATCCGCTGGAGCGTGCCGGCGGGCCAGACCGTGTCCATGTGCGCCGCCACGGCGATCGTCTCGCCGGGACTCTGCGGCCCGAACGTCGCCACCAGGTGCTCGCCCCGCTGCTCCACACGGCCGCCGAGCCCGGACAGCTCGGCCGCGAGGAACGACCGTACGTGTGCCATCCGTGTCTCGTCGCCCGTCGGGCTCTCCAGCTCCACGAGGTGCCGCAGCATGTCGACCGGCTGCATCATCCGCGCAATTCGACCAGATCCGCCAGCTCCTCGTTCGAGAGGTCGCTGATCGCCGTCTCCACCCCGCGGTCGACGATGCTGGTGGCGAGGCCGCGCTTGGCCTCGATCAGCTGGTCGATCCGCTCCTCGATCGTCCCGGCGCAGATCATCCGGTGCACCTGCACGATCCGCGTCTGCCCGATCCTGTGCGCGCGGTCGGACGCCTGATCCTCCACGGCCGGGTTCCACCACCGGTCGAAGTGGAAGACGTGGCTCGCGTTCGTGAGGTTCAGGCCGAGCCCCCCGGCGCGCAGCGACATGACCAGCACGCGAGGCTCTCCGCCGGGCGCCTGGAAGGCATCGACGACGCGCCCGCGCTCTGCGACCGGCGTCGACCCGTCGAGGTACAGCCGGTCGATCTGGAGCGTGCGCGGCAGGTAGTCGGACAGCATGCGTCCCATCACCGCGAACTGGGTGAACACCAGCGCGCTGTCGCCCTCGTCCACCGCCTCGCTCAGCATCTCGGTCAACCGGTCGAGCTTGCCGGAGCGTCCCGCCATCGACCCGGGTTTGCCGAGCGCCTGCGACGGGTGGTTGCACACCTGCTTCAACCGCGTCAGCAGCGCGAGCACGTGCCCGCGCCGCTCGATGCCCCCCGCCCCGCGCACGTCGCCCATCATCGCGTCGATCGTCGCCTGGTAGAGCGCCGCCTGCTCGACCGTCAGCGTGCAGAACTCGTTCGACAGCTGCCTCGGCGGAAGATCCGGGAGCACGCCGGGATCGCTCTTGTGCCGGCGCAGGATGAACGGGCCCGTGATCCTGCGCAGCCGCTCCCTGGCGGCCGCATCATCCTGCTTCTCGATCGGCGTCGAGTAGCGCCGCCGGTAGGCGCTGCGCGTGTCGAGCAGGCCGGGGTTGAGGAAGTGCAGGATCGACCAGAGCTCGTCCAGCCGGTTCTCGATCGGCGTGCCGGTGAGGGCAACCCGGTGACTGGCCGTCAGCGCCCGCGCCGCCTGCGCGCCGCGCGTCAATGGATTCTTCACCTGCTGGGCCTCGTCCAGCACGACCACGCGCCACTCCGCCCGCTGCAGCATCTGCCGGTCGCGCGGCAGCAGCGAGTACGACGTCAGCACGACGTCGAAGCCGGTCAGCTCGTCGATCCGCCGCGTCCGCTCGGGCCCGTGGTGCACGTGCGTCGTCAGGCCGGGCGCGAAGCGCTGCAGCTCGCGCTGCCAGTTCCCGAGCACCGAGGCCGGGCACACGATCAGCGCCGGGGCCTCCACGCCGTCGGAACGGTCGAGCAGGTAGGCGATCAGCTGCACCGTCTTGCCGAGCCCCATGTCGTCGGCGAGCAGCGCGCCGAGGCCGAGGCGCCGCATGCCCACGAGCCAGCCCAGCCCGCTCTTCTGGTAGGGGCGCAGGACGCCGTGGAAGCCGGCCTCCGGCTCCGCGGCCGCCCGCAGCTCCGGATCGCGCAGCTGCCGCGCCAGATCCTCCAGCTCCCCCGCCTGCGCCGGGTCGACCTCCATGTCGAACCCGCGCAGCTCGGCGCGGCCGGCCAGCGTCGCACCGAGCGCGGTGAGCGCGGGAATGCCGGTCCCGTGCAGCGCCAGCTGAGCGAGCTGGCGCGCCCGGCGCAGCGCCTTGTCGCCGAGCAGGCGCCACTCGCCGCCCAGGCGGACGAGCGGCTGCGTCGCCGCCGCAAGCGCGCGGAACTCCTCGTCGCTGATGGCAACGCCGCCGAGCGCCGCATGCAGGTCGTAGTCGACGACGCCGCCGAGCGACAGCGGCCCCGGCGCGAAGCTCAGCCCGGCCGTGTCGAGCTCCAGCTCCTCCTGGTGCAGCAGCTCGTCGGGCAGCCGCACGGTCGCGCCCGAGAACTCGAGCGCCGGCGCGGCCGCCCGCACCTCGGTCACCTGGGCAAGCGTCAGCTCGGCGCGGCCGTTCTGCACGGCGCCCAGCAGCGGCAGGATGTTGGCGGCGCGGCGGATTCGGTCGAAGTCGGGTGGCGAGACCTCGAGCGGCCACGTGTCGCCCCCTCCCTCGGGAAGCCGCAGCACCAGCTCCAGCGGCTCCAGCGACTGGCGCAGGTTGACGACCGGGGCGACGGCGCCCAGATCCGGCGCGACCTTGCGCAGCGCCGGCTGCAGCAGGGAGAGGTCGATGTCCTCCGGGTAGCTGTCCGGCGCGGTCAGCAGGCGCGGCTCGCGGACGGCGGCGGCCAGCGCTCGCATGGCGGCGCGCACGAACTCCTCCACCGCCTGGGCCGCCCCGAGCCGTGACGGCCCGTCGCCGTTCTCCACGAGCGCCGCATGGGCCAGCGGCGGGAAGGCGGCCGCGAACCGGTCGAGCGCCGGCGGGTCGCCGCCGCTGTCGACCACGCGCTCCGTCAGCTTCGCGACCAGCCGCCACGCCTTGACCGAGGCGCTGGCCTCGCCGCGGCCCTCCTCGTCCGACAGCAGGTAGGCGAGCGCGGGCAGCATGGGCAGGCTGCGTGTCTCGACCGACAGCTCCTGGCCCTGCGCCGCGATCCAGATCGGCAGCCGCCGCAGCGCGTGCGGCAGACCGCGATCGTCGAGCAGCGTGGTCCAGCCCCCCGGCGTCAGGGGGGACACCGAGTAGAAGCCCATCAGCGGCTCCTCGGCCCCGCGGGGAACGAACGTGAGCTCGAGCGGAGCGCGGCGCGCGGTTGATGTCGACGGCAGGCTCAAACCGAGGGACGCTAGCACCGCCGGCCCTCGCAGCGCGGCGGTTGGGGCACCGCGCCGGCCCTGGTAGGTTTCGGCGGATGCAGGTGTCGCTCGAGGTGAACGGCAGTGCCCACGACGTCGACGTGCACCCCGGGGAGCGGCTCTCGACCGTGCTCCGCGACCGGCTGGAGCTGACGGGCACGAAGGTCTCGTGCGGCGAGGGGACGTGCGGCAGCTGCACCGTCGTGCTCGACGGCCGGCCGGTGCTGTCGTGCCTGACGCTGGCGGCCGCCTGCCACGGCGCCTCGGTGCGGACGGTCGAGTGGCGTGGCGAGACGCTCGAGCGGCTGCGCGACGCGTTCACCGCCGAGGACGCGTTCCAGTGCGGATTCTGCACCCCGGGGCAGCTGATGTCGGCGCTCGCCCTGCTGGAGCGGACGCCCGCGCCGAGCCGAGACGAGATCGTCGCCGCGATGAGCGGGAACCTGTGCCGCTGCGGCGCCTACGAGGGCATCGCACTGGCCGTCGCGCGCGCGTCCGGGGACGCCGCCTGATGGCGAAGCTGGTCAAGACGGAGGCGGTCGTCGAGGGCCGCACCGAGGAGCGCTGGACGCTCGTCGAGGAGGACGCGACGCCCGAGTGGGAGGCCGGCTCGACGCCGGCCGTCGTCGGTGAGCCGGCGACGCGCCTGACCGCCGCCGCGCGGCTGACCGGAACGGCCACGTACACGTCGGACGTCCGCCTGCCGGGGCAGCTGGAAGCGGCGGTCCTGCGCAGCCCGCACGCCCACGCGCGGCTCGCGTCCATCTCGCTCGATGCCGCGCGCGGGCTTCCCGGCGTGCGAGCCGTCATCGGCCCGGGCGACTGCCCGGACTTCGAGGGCGCGACGGTGCTGCACGAGGAGCCACCCTATGCGGGCGCGGCGGTCGCGGCGGTCGCCGCCGAGACGGCCGACGCCGCCAACGCCGCGCTGGTCGCGCTGGATCCGGTGTGGGAGCCGCTCGGCTTCGTCACGGACCTGGATCAGGCGCTCGAGAACCAGACCTTCCAGGAGGACCCGTCGGAGTACGAGCGGGGCGACGCGGAGGCTGCCCTGGCGGCAGCCGAGATCGTCGTCGAGTCGGAATACGTCGCGCCCGCGCAGCTGCACAATGCCCTGGAGTCCCACTGCGCCGTCGCCGACTGGCGCGCCGACGGCGTCACGCTGTACTCCTCGACCCAGGCGATCTACCAGGCGCGGTCGCAGATCAGCGAGGCGTTCGACGTGGATGCCGACCGCGTCCGCGTGATCTGCCACTACATGGGCGGCGGCTTCGGGGCGAAGTTCGGTTGCGGCCACGAGGGCATCCTGGCCACCGAGCTGTCGCGGCGAGCCGGGCGCCCGGTGCGGCTCGTGCTCGGGCGCCGCGACGAGAACCTGACGACCGGTTTCAGGACGCCGGCGCGTGTCAGCTATCGCATCGGTGCGACGCGGGACGGCACGCTCCAGGCCGTGGAGGCGTCCGCCGTGATGGGCCTCGGCACCGGGGGCTGGGGCTATCCCGTGCTCGAGCCGGTGAAGTCGCTGTACGCGATCGAGCATCTGCACCTGATGACGCTGCCGATGCGGCAGAACCTGGGGCCGGCCGCCGCGTTCCGGGCGCCGGGGGTGATGGAGGGGACGTTCGCGTTCGAGCAGGCGCTGGACGAGGTGGCCGAGGCGGCCGGCATCGACCCGCTGGAGCTCCGCCGGCGCAACCACACGGACGTCGACCCCAGCAACGGCCGGCCGTACACCTCCAAGCGGCTACTCGAGAGCTACGACCTCGCGGCGGAGCTGGCTGGGTGGGACGCCCGGGACGCGCTGCGCGGCGACGGCCGGATCCGGCGCGGCATGGGCTGCGCGAGCCAGTACTGGTGGGGCAGCGGCGCGCCGCCGGCGTATGCCGAGGTGCGCATCGGCGCGGCCGCGAAGCCGGTGCTGACCGTCGGGCTGCAGGATCTCGGGACGGGCGTCATCACGGCGTGCGCGGTGGTGGTCGCCGAGCGGCTCGGCATCCGCCCGGCCGACGTCACCGTGCGGGCCGGGGACACCGACCTGGCGGGGCACGGCCCGTTCTCGGGCGGCTCGATGACGCTCGCGTCGATCGCGCCTGCCGTCCGGTCGGCGGGCCACCACGTCCGCACGCAGCTGCTGGAGCTGGCGGCGGACATGTTCGAGATCTCGGCGGAGGACCTCGAGCTGGTGGACGGCGAGGTGCGCTCGGCCGACGGGACGCTCCACCACCCCATCCACGAGGTGACCGGGAAGCTGGGCAACGCGTGGGTCACCGGGTCAGGCTCGCGGGCGCCCAACCCCGACGGGATGGCGGTGAACACGTTCGGATGCCAGATCGCGCAGGTGGCGGTGGACACGCTGACCGGCCTGGTCACGGTCGAGCGGATCGTCGCCGTGCACGATGTCGGCCGGATCGTCAACCCGATGGGCGCCCGAAGCCAGGTGCTGGGCGGCATCCTGCAGGGGATCGGCTTCGCACTGAGCGAGGAGCGGGTGGTCGATCCGACCACCGGCACGGTCGTCAACGCCGGCCTCGAGGACTACAAGGTGCCGACCATGGCCGACATGCCCGAGGTCGTCTGCCAGTTCGTCGGCGAGCCCGACCCACGGCTTGCGCTGGGAGTGAAGGGACTGGGCGAGCCGCCGGTGATCCCGACCGCGGGCGCCATCGGCAATGCGATCGCGCACGCGCTCGGAATGCGCCTGCGCGAGGCGCCCTACACGCCCCGCCGTGTGCTGGAGGCGCTCGGATGAGGACGTTCGCCTACGTGCGGCCCGGAGTGATCGACGCGGCGGCGGCTGCGCTCACGCGCCAGGACGCACGGGCGATGGGCGGGGGCACGGACCTGCTGACCCAGCAGGACCGCGGCATCCTGCCTGCCGAGGCCGTGATCGACCTGCGCGGCCTCGGGCTTTCGGCGATCGACGACTTCGACGACGGGCTGCGGATCGGGGCGACGGCGACGCTGGCGGACATCGGGCGGCACCCGGCCGTCACGGAGCGGTTCACGGTGCTCGACGAGGCGATCGCGGCCGCGGCGTCGCCGCAGCTGCGCGAGATGGGCACCGTCGCCGGGAACCTCTGCCAGCAGGTGCGGTGCTGGTACTACCGGCATCCGGATCTGACGTGCTGGCTGAAGGGGGGCGATACCTGCTACGCCCAGATCGGCGACCACCGCAAGCACGGCCTGGAGCCGGGCGACTGCATCTCGGTGGCCCCGAGCGACCTGGCCGCGGCCCTGATCGCGCTGGACGCGACGGTCGAAACGAGCCGGCGGCCGGAGGGGCTTCCGCTGGCCGACCTCTACCGGCGCCCGACCGAGGACAACCGCTCGAACCTGACACTCGCAGCCGGCGAGTTCGTCACGTCGGTGACCATTCCGCGGACGCCCGACGTGAGCGCGTACGAGCGGGCCGGCGAGCGGCACGCATGGAGCTTCGCGCTGGCGGCCGTGGCCGCGGCGCGCACCGGGGACGAGCTGCGGATGGTCGCGATCGGCGTCGCGAACGTCCCGCGCCTGCTCGACCCGGCCGATCCGCTGGCGGGACTGCCAGGCCTCGAGCAGACGGCGTGGAAGCGCCGGCTCGTGCAGGGCCTGGCCGACCTTGCCCGCGAGCGGGTCCTGTCGCCGGCCGCGGGCTGACGCCGGCCGGACGCGATCCTCGGGCGTCGGTGCAGGCTCGCCGCCGTCACGCCGCCCGTTGCTTGACGCCGGCCGCCGTGCGCCGGCCGCTGCGCGCGCTCCACGCGCGTGTCGGCTCCTGTGACGCTCAGCGGAGCTCGACGAGCACGGGCTCGAGCGGCCCCGCGCCGACCACCAGGCGGGCGACCGTCGGCGCGGCGGCGCGGCGCTTCCACGTGGGGCTCCCCGGGTTCAGGAAACGCACGCCGTCGACCAGCTCGTTCACCGGCTGGTGGGAATGCGCGAACACGATCATGCCGGCATCCGGGAAGCGGGCCCGCAGGCGCCGCTCGCGGCCGTCCCGTGGCCCCGAGTCGTGCACCATCGCAACGGCCACGCCGCCGAGCTCGAGCCCGAGCGCCTCGGGCAGCTGCTCGCGCAGCTCCCACCGGTCGATGTTCCCGCAGACCGCGCGCACCGGCGCGTGGGTCTCGAGCTCCGCCAGCGTGGCGGCCGACGTGATGTCCCCGCCGTGGAGGATCAGCTCTGCCCAGTCCAGGTGCGGCATCAGCGCCTCGGGCAGGGCCCGCGCGTGGTCGGGAACGTGGGTGTCGGCCAGGACGAGGAGGTTCACTGCGGCCGGGTGACCGCGCCCTCGCTGGCGCTCGACACGAGCGCCGCGTACTTCGCGAGCACGCCGGCGGTGTACCGCGGCGGCGGGGGCGTCCAGTCGCGCAGGCGCGCGGCGATCTCGTCGTCGCTCAGCTCGACCCGCAGCTCGCGCGCCGCGATGTCGAACTCGATCGTGTCGCCGTCCTGGACGATGGCGATCGGCCCGCCGTGGGCGGCCTCCGGCGTCACGTGGCCGGCCATGAGGCCGTGCGTGGCGCCCGAGAAGCGGCCGTCGGTGATCAGCGCGACGTCCTCCCCCAGCCCCTCGCCCACGATCGCCGCGGTCACGTGCAGCATCTCGCGCATTCCCGGGCCGCCCGCCGGCCCCTCGTAGCGGATCACCACCACGTCGCCGGCCTGGATCGACCGCTCCTTGACGGCCGCGAAGCACTCCTCCTCGGAGTCGAACACGCGCGCCGGCCCGCGGTGCGTGAGCCGCTCGTGACCGGCCAGCTTGACCACGCTGCCATCGGGCGAGAGGTTGCCGCGCAGCACCGCCAGCCCGCCCGTCGGCTTGATCGGCCGGTCGATCGGCACGACCACGGGCTGCCCGGGCGTCTCCACGGCCTGCTCGGCGATCTCGCCCAGCGTGCGGCCGTCGACCGTCCGCGCCGATGCGTGGATCAGATCGCGCTTGGCCAGCTCCCGCGCCACCAGCGCGACGCCGCCCGCGTCGAAGATGTCGGTCGCGACGTACCGCCCGCCCGGCTTCAGGCTTGCCACGATCGGCGTGCGCCCCGCGATCCGGTCGAAGTCGTCGATCGAGAACGGGATGCCCAGCTCGCTCGCGATCGCGAGGATGTGCAGCACGCCGTTGGTCGACCCGCCCGTCGCGGCGACCGAGGCGGCGGCGTTCTCGAGCGCCTCGCGCGTGACGATGTGCGATGGGCGGATGTCGTCCCGGACGAGCCGCATGACGAGCCGCCCGGCCTCCTCAGCCGCGTCGCCCTTGCCGCGGTTGAGCGCCGGGATGCCGTTCATCCCGCCCGGCGACAGGCCCAGGAACTCGAGCGCGGCCGACATCGTGTTCGCCGTGTACTGGCCGCCGCACGCTCCCGCACCGGGGCAC encodes:
- a CDS encoding SNF2-related protein yields the protein MSLPSTSTARRAPLELTFVPRGAEEPLMGFYSVSPLTPGGWTTLLDDRGLPHALRRLPIWIAAQGQELSVETRSLPMLPALAYLLSDEEGRGEASASVKAWRLVAKLTERVVDSGGDPPALDRFAAAFPPLAHAALVENGDGPSRLGAAQAVEEFVRAAMRALAAAVREPRLLTAPDSYPEDIDLSLLQPALRKVAPDLGAVAPVVNLRQSLEPLELVLRLPEGGGDTWPLEVSPPDFDRIRRAANILPLLGAVQNGRAELTLAQVTEVRAAAPALEFSGATVRLPDELLHQEELELDTAGLSFAPGPLSLGGVVDYDLHAALGGVAISDEEFRALAAATQPLVRLGGEWRLLGDKALRRARQLAQLALHGTGIPALTALGATLAGRAELRGFDMEVDPAQAGELEDLARQLRDPELRAAAEPEAGFHGVLRPYQKSGLGWLVGMRRLGLGALLADDMGLGKTVQLIAYLLDRSDGVEAPALIVCPASVLGNWQRELQRFAPGLTTHVHHGPERTRRIDELTGFDVVLTSYSLLPRDRQMLQRAEWRVVVLDEAQQVKNPLTRGAQAARALTASHRVALTGTPIENRLDELWSILHFLNPGLLDTRSAYRRRYSTPIEKQDDAAARERLRRITGPFILRRHKSDPGVLPDLPPRQLSNEFCTLTVEQAALYQATIDAMMGDVRGAGGIERRGHVLALLTRLKQVCNHPSQALGKPGSMAGRSGKLDRLTEMLSEAVDEGDSALVFTQFAVMGRMLSDYLPRTLQIDRLYLDGSTPVAERGRVVDAFQAPGGEPRVLVMSLRAGGLGLNLTNASHVFHFDRWWNPAVEDQASDRAHRIGQTRIVQVHRMICAGTIEERIDQLIEAKRGLATSIVDRGVETAISDLSNEELADLVELRG
- a CDS encoding (2Fe-2S)-binding protein; the protein is MQVSLEVNGSAHDVDVHPGERLSTVLRDRLELTGTKVSCGEGTCGSCTVVLDGRPVLSCLTLAAACHGASVRTVEWRGETLERLRDAFTAEDAFQCGFCTPGQLMSALALLERTPAPSRDEIVAAMSGNLCRCGAYEGIALAVARASGDAA
- a CDS encoding xanthine dehydrogenase family protein molybdopterin-binding subunit encodes the protein MAKLVKTEAVVEGRTEERWTLVEEDATPEWEAGSTPAVVGEPATRLTAAARLTGTATYTSDVRLPGQLEAAVLRSPHAHARLASISLDAARGLPGVRAVIGPGDCPDFEGATVLHEEPPYAGAAVAAVAAETADAANAALVALDPVWEPLGFVTDLDQALENQTFQEDPSEYERGDAEAALAAAEIVVESEYVAPAQLHNALESHCAVADWRADGVTLYSSTQAIYQARSQISEAFDVDADRVRVICHYMGGGFGAKFGCGHEGILATELSRRAGRPVRLVLGRRDENLTTGFRTPARVSYRIGATRDGTLQAVEASAVMGLGTGGWGYPVLEPVKSLYAIEHLHLMTLPMRQNLGPAAAFRAPGVMEGTFAFEQALDEVAEAAGIDPLELRRRNHTDVDPSNGRPYTSKRLLESYDLAAELAGWDARDALRGDGRIRRGMGCASQYWWGSGAPPAYAEVRIGAAAKPVLTVGLQDLGTGVITACAVVVAERLGIRPADVTVRAGDTDLAGHGPFSGGSMTLASIAPAVRSAGHHVRTQLLELAADMFEISAEDLELVDGEVRSADGTLHHPIHEVTGKLGNAWVTGSGSRAPNPDGMAVNTFGCQIAQVAVDTLTGLVTVERIVAVHDVGRIVNPMGARSQVLGGILQGIGFALSEERVVDPTTGTVVNAGLEDYKVPTMADMPEVVCQFVGEPDPRLALGVKGLGEPPVIPTAGAIGNAIAHALGMRLREAPYTPRRVLEALG
- a CDS encoding FAD binding domain-containing protein — protein: MRTFAYVRPGVIDAAAAALTRQDARAMGGGTDLLTQQDRGILPAEAVIDLRGLGLSAIDDFDDGLRIGATATLADIGRHPAVTERFTVLDEAIAAAASPQLREMGTVAGNLCQQVRCWYYRHPDLTCWLKGGDTCYAQIGDHRKHGLEPGDCISVAPSDLAAALIALDATVETSRRPEGLPLADLYRRPTEDNRSNLTLAAGEFVTSVTIPRTPDVSAYERAGERHAWSFALAAVAAARTGDELRMVAIGVANVPRLLDPADPLAGLPGLEQTAWKRRLVQGLADLARERVLSPAAG
- a CDS encoding metallophosphoesterase family protein; amino-acid sequence: MNLLVLADTHVPDHARALPEALMPHLDWAELILHGGDITSAATLAELETHAPVRAVCGNIDRWELREQLPEALGLELGGVAVAMVHDSGPRDGRERRLRARFPDAGMIVFAHSHQPVNELVDGVRFLNPGSPTWKRRAAAPTVARLVVGAGPLEPVLVELR
- the ilvD gene encoding dihydroxy-acid dehydratase gives rise to the protein MSNPYDRPSDPAKRHSAALTDGPDRAAARAMLKGIGFTDDDLARPLVGVSTTWIETMPCNFNQRELARRVKEGIRAAGGTPMEFNTISVSDGVSMGTEGMRASLVSREVIADSIELVVRGHLMDGVVCLVGCDKTIPAAAMALCRLDVPGLVLYNGSIAPGTFRGRDITIQDVFEAIGAYAAERIDAEELHEVESAACPGAGACGGQYTANTMSAALEFLGLSPGGMNGIPALNRGKGDAAEEAGRLVMRLVRDDIRPSHIVTREALENAAASVAATGGSTNGVLHILAIASELGIPFSIDDFDRIAGRTPIVASLKPGGRYVATDIFDAGGVALVARELAKRDLIHASARTVDGRTLGEIAEQAVETPGQPVVVPIDRPIKPTGGLAVLRGNLSPDGSVVKLAGHERLTHRGPARVFDSEEECFAAVKERSIQAGDVVVIRYEGPAGGPGMREMLHVTAAIVGEGLGEDVALITDGRFSGATHGLMAGHVTPEAAHGGPIAIVQDGDTIEFDIAARELRVELSDDEIAARLRDWTPPPPRYTAGVLAKYAALVSSASEGAVTRPQ